A genomic segment from Streptomyces sp. NBC_01233 encodes:
- the rplU gene encoding 50S ribosomal protein L21 — protein sequence MYAIVRSGGRQHKVAVGDIVEVDKISTAKVGDTVELSTLLVVDGDAVTSDPWVLAGIKVQAEIVDHHKGAKIDILRYKNKTGYRRRQGHRQQYTAIKVTGIPAAAK from the coding sequence GTGTACGCCATCGTGCGCAGCGGTGGTCGCCAGCACAAGGTTGCTGTCGGCGACATCGTTGAGGTTGACAAGATTTCCACTGCCAAGGTTGGCGACACGGTCGAGCTCTCGACCCTGCTCGTTGTCGACGGCGACGCCGTGACCAGCGACCCGTGGGTCCTGGCCGGCATCAAGGTCCAGGCCGAGATCGTGGACCACCACAAGGGTGCGAAGATCGACATCCTTCGGTACAAGAACAAGACCGGCTACCGCCGTCGCCAGGGTCACCGCCAGCAGTACACGGCGATCAAGGTCACCGGTATCCCCGCGGCTGCGAAGTAA
- the obgE gene encoding GTPase ObgE, translating to MTTFVDRVELHVAAGNGGHGCASVHREKFKPLGGPDGGNGGRGGDVILVVEQAITTLLDYHHSPHRKATNGKPGEGGNRSGKDGQDMILPVPDGTVVLDKEGNVLADLVGQGTTYVAAEGGRGGLGNAALSSARRKAPGFAFLGVPGTTGDIVLELKTVADVALVGFPSAGKSSLISVLSSAKPKIADYPFTTLVPNLGVVTAGSTVYTIADVPGLIPGASQGRGLGLEFLRHVERCSVLVHVLDTATLESDRDPIADLDVIEEELKLYGGGLEKRPRLVVLNKVDIPDGQELADMVRPDLEARGYKVFEVSAVARTGLKELSYFLAEGIAKARARKPKEEATRIVIRPKAVDDTGFTVTYDEVEDVYNVRGEKPERWVRQTDFNNDEAVGYLADRLNRLGVEEALRKAGARAGDGVAIGSDENAVVFDWEPTVMAGAEMLGRRGEDHRLDAPRPATTRRKEKDAQRGDSAQKEYDEFRPF from the coding sequence ATGACCACCTTCGTGGACCGCGTCGAGCTGCACGTCGCCGCGGGTAACGGGGGCCACGGCTGCGCCTCCGTTCACCGGGAGAAGTTCAAGCCGCTCGGCGGCCCCGACGGCGGAAACGGCGGCCGCGGCGGCGACGTCATCCTGGTGGTGGAGCAGGCGATCACCACCCTGCTCGACTACCACCACAGCCCCCACCGCAAGGCCACCAACGGCAAGCCCGGCGAGGGCGGCAACCGTTCCGGCAAGGACGGCCAGGACATGATCCTGCCCGTGCCGGACGGCACCGTCGTCCTCGACAAGGAGGGCAACGTCCTCGCCGACCTCGTCGGCCAGGGCACCACCTACGTGGCCGCCGAGGGCGGCCGCGGCGGTCTCGGCAACGCGGCGCTCTCCTCTGCCCGCCGCAAGGCGCCCGGCTTCGCGTTCCTCGGCGTCCCCGGCACCACCGGCGACATCGTCCTGGAGCTCAAGACCGTCGCCGACGTGGCGCTGGTCGGCTTCCCGAGCGCCGGCAAGTCCTCGCTGATCTCGGTGCTCTCCTCGGCCAAGCCGAAGATCGCGGACTACCCCTTCACCACCCTCGTCCCGAACCTGGGCGTCGTCACCGCCGGCTCGACCGTCTACACGATCGCCGACGTCCCCGGCCTGATCCCCGGCGCCAGCCAGGGCCGTGGCCTGGGCCTGGAGTTCCTGCGCCACGTCGAGCGCTGCTCGGTGCTCGTGCACGTCCTGGACACCGCCACCCTGGAGTCCGACCGCGACCCGATCGCCGACCTCGACGTCATCGAGGAGGAGCTCAAGCTCTACGGCGGCGGCCTGGAGAAGCGTCCGCGCCTCGTCGTCCTGAACAAGGTCGACATCCCGGACGGCCAGGAGCTCGCCGACATGGTCCGCCCGGACCTGGAGGCGCGCGGCTACAAGGTCTTCGAGGTCTCCGCGGTCGCCCGTACGGGCCTGAAGGAGCTGTCCTACTTCCTCGCCGAGGGCATCGCCAAGGCCCGCGCCCGCAAGCCGAAGGAGGAGGCGACCCGCATCGTCATCCGTCCGAAGGCCGTGGACGACACCGGCTTCACCGTCACCTACGACGAGGTCGAGGACGTCTACAACGTGCGCGGCGAGAAGCCGGAGCGCTGGGTCCGCCAGACCGACTTCAACAACGACGAGGCCGTCGGCTACCTCGCCGACCGCCTCAACCGCCTCGGCGTCGAGGAGGCGCTCAGGAAGGCCGGCGCCCGCGCCGGTGACGGCGTGGCCATCGGCTCCGACGAGAACGCGGTCGTCTTCGACTGGGAGCCGACCGTGATGGCCGGGGCCGAGATGCTGGGCCGCCGCGGCGAGGACCACCGTCTGGACGCCCCGCGTCCGGCCACCACCCGCCGCAAGGAGAAGGACGCTCAGCGCGGGGACTCGGCGCAGAAGGAGTACGACGAATTCCGGCCGTTCTAG
- the rpmA gene encoding 50S ribosomal protein L27 — MAHKKGASSTRNGRDSNAQRLGVKRFGGQVVSAGEILVRQRGTHFHPGSGVGRGGDDTLFALQAGAVQFGTHRGRKVVNIVPAA; from the coding sequence ATGGCACACAAGAAGGGCGCATCGTCCACCCGGAACGGGCGCGACTCCAATGCCCAGCGGCTCGGCGTGAAGCGCTTCGGCGGTCAGGTCGTCTCCGCCGGCGAGATCCTCGTCCGCCAGCGTGGCACCCACTTCCACCCGGGTTCGGGTGTCGGCCGTGGTGGCGACGACACGCTGTTCGCGCTGCAGGCGGGTGCCGTGCAGTTCGGCACGCACCGTGGCCGCAAGGTCGTCAACATCGTTCCGGCCGCCTGA